Proteins from a genomic interval of Candidatus Palauibacter australiensis:
- a CDS encoding YfcC family protein, which translates to MRRLRFPHPLTLLTVAILAAAALSYVLPAGEYERRDDPVTGRSVVVPGTFHEVEANRIGAFEAIVAIPRGMADRADVVFLIFLIGGAFAVFDATGALRRGVTWLVRGLEGREILAIPVVCLAFAAGGVTENMQEEIIPLVPALMLLTKRLGYSPMVGVAVSAGSAFVGSAFSPINPFQVQIAQKVSDVALLSGWAFRLAFLAIALGLWIWWTMRYAARTRAGPEAEETTDVSEPDGALGWRDVTIFAIVASTFVVLVWGLLRWEWEFDHMSALFFIMGVVVGIIGRLGVTGTAHAYAEGFRSMGYAALLIGFANAIYVVMDDARIIDTIVRGLFVPLADLPLALSAIGMSAAQGVLHFAVPSVSGQAVLTLPVLVPLSDLLGLSRQITILAYQYGAGLCELITPTNGALMAILAASGVRYESWLRFVIPRYLMLMALGAVALVIALAIGYS; encoded by the coding sequence GTGCGAAGGCTGCGGTTTCCGCATCCGCTGACGCTGCTCACGGTCGCGATCCTGGCGGCTGCGGCGCTGTCGTACGTGCTGCCGGCGGGGGAGTACGAGCGGCGGGACGATCCGGTGACGGGGCGCAGCGTCGTGGTGCCGGGGACCTTCCACGAGGTGGAAGCCAACCGGATCGGAGCCTTCGAGGCGATCGTTGCGATCCCGCGGGGGATGGCGGACCGTGCCGATGTCGTGTTCCTCATCTTTCTCATCGGCGGGGCGTTCGCCGTGTTCGATGCGACGGGGGCGCTGCGGCGCGGCGTGACCTGGCTCGTCCGGGGGCTCGAGGGCCGCGAGATCCTCGCGATCCCCGTCGTCTGTCTCGCCTTCGCGGCGGGCGGCGTGACGGAGAACATGCAGGAGGAGATCATCCCCCTCGTTCCCGCGCTCATGCTGCTCACCAAGCGGCTCGGCTACTCTCCGATGGTGGGGGTCGCGGTCAGCGCGGGCTCCGCCTTCGTGGGGTCGGCCTTCAGCCCCATCAACCCTTTTCAGGTCCAGATCGCCCAGAAGGTGTCCGACGTGGCGCTGCTCTCGGGCTGGGCGTTCCGTCTCGCGTTCCTGGCCATCGCCCTCGGCCTCTGGATCTGGTGGACGATGCGGTATGCCGCGCGTACCCGTGCGGGGCCCGAGGCAGAGGAGACGACGGACGTCTCGGAGCCGGATGGGGCACTCGGCTGGAGGGACGTAACCATCTTCGCGATCGTCGCCTCGACCTTCGTCGTCCTCGTGTGGGGACTGCTCCGGTGGGAGTGGGAGTTCGACCACATGTCGGCCCTCTTCTTCATCATGGGCGTCGTGGTGGGGATCATAGGCCGGCTCGGCGTGACCGGGACGGCCCATGCCTACGCCGAAGGTTTCCGGTCGATGGGATATGCCGCGCTGCTTATCGGCTTCGCCAACGCGATCTACGTGGTCATGGATGACGCGCGGATCATCGACACCATCGTGCGCGGACTGTTCGTCCCGCTCGCGGACCTGCCGCTCGCGCTCTCGGCCATCGGCATGTCGGCCGCGCAGGGCGTGCTGCACTTCGCCGTACCCAGCGTGAGCGGTCAGGCCGTGCTGACGCTGCCCGTCCTCGTACCGCTCTCGGACCTGCTCGGGCTCTCGCGGCAGATCACGATCCTCGCCTACCAGTACGGGGCGGGGCTGTGCGAACTGATCACGCCAACCAACGGTGCCCTGATGGCGATCCTGGCCGCGAGCGGCGTCCGCTACGAGTCGTGGCTGCGCTTCGTGATCCCGCGCTACCTCATGCTGATGGCGCTCGGAGCGGTCGCTCTCGTCATCGCCCTCGCCATCGGCTACAGCTGA